A single genomic interval of Mucilaginibacter robiniae harbors:
- a CDS encoding SusC/RagA family TonB-linked outer membrane protein, whose protein sequence is MTKKLTQLIYLTFLCCSIIFGTNPAAYAQTASYTLKGRVLDEKGNPLPGASVKVNGTSQGITADVSGAFTLSLTGPATITVSFVSYVTKTVNVTSANKTIDVTLSENGRQLSDVVVVGYGTQKRSDVTGSVASVPKSRLEQLPVTNVLQAIEGAVAGVNVTTGSSIPGSQPSVGVRGQNSITASSGPFVVVDGIPLTKSGGSLNDINPNDIASIEVLKDASAAAIYGANGSQGVLLVTTKRGTTGKPVIRYNGYAGWENLGHILTPRDPASFTQKYLDYLSQNNLKQQFTEPVYNNAERANYAAGRTIDWVKEVTQQGFMQDHNLSVSGGTPDVKYFVSGDYLDQKGVIKGYQYKRISFRSNLDMNITSFLSVGTNIYFANNNYDGGRANLLLATAMSPYGNEYNADGTYTIYPQSPEQLYVNPLLGLTTSQINRSVNISGNGYAEIKFGGVLKGLKYRLNAGYNYIPTRVDSYSGRAANTLLGSGSAASSETNSYTLDNLLYYVRDFGKHHVDFTGLYSSQQRRYFTSTAGATNFVNDELTFNNLGAGSTPTVSSYSDRYALNSQMARLNYSYDSRYLLTLTVRRDGSSVFGANTDKHGWFPSAAIGWNISNEEFLKNVKAINSLKLRASYGRIGNEAISVYRTITTDGTVRSPFNGSSYVGFLASNLGNGNLHWETTQQANFATDFTLLNSRISGTVEYYDSRTHGLLLSRSLPAITGYGSIIDNIGKVGNRGVEVTLNTRNIDTKSFRWESTIVFAANKNRIIDLYGNGQSDLGNRWFIGKPISVIYDYKMTGVWQTGEDASKQDPGAKPGDLKFADTNGDGKITADDRVILGQTAPKWTGGFTNTFHYKNFNLNVFIQTAQGMLKNNPDYNYADEAGRRNTPADIGYWTPSNGNQEFQSLSYTNTRGYGYPHKANYTRLKDITLSYVVPQRFLDKAHIAALTIYASGRNLKTWTPWIGWDPENNYSTRGSGDWTNNYPQTRTIVLGANISLK, encoded by the coding sequence ATGACAAAAAAACTTACCCAATTAATTTACTTAACCTTTTTATGCTGTAGTATAATATTCGGTACTAATCCGGCTGCTTATGCGCAAACGGCATCATATACCTTAAAAGGCCGGGTGCTTGATGAAAAAGGCAACCCACTGCCTGGCGCTTCAGTAAAGGTAAATGGTACCAGCCAAGGTATCACTGCTGATGTAAGCGGTGCATTCACGTTAAGCTTAACCGGGCCGGCTACTATAACCGTATCATTTGTTAGCTATGTTACCAAAACAGTTAATGTAACTAGTGCCAACAAAACCATTGATGTTACATTAAGTGAAAATGGGCGCCAATTGAGCGACGTAGTGGTGGTAGGTTACGGTACCCAAAAGCGTTCGGACGTTACAGGTTCAGTAGCTTCAGTTCCTAAATCAAGGCTAGAGCAGCTACCAGTTACTAACGTTTTACAAGCTATTGAAGGTGCAGTAGCTGGCGTTAACGTAACTACTGGTTCATCTATACCAGGCTCTCAGCCATCAGTAGGTGTTAGAGGACAAAATTCCATCACAGCTAGTTCAGGGCCTTTTGTTGTAGTTGATGGTATTCCATTAACTAAAAGTGGTGGTTCATTAAACGATATCAACCCGAATGATATTGCTTCTATAGAAGTGTTAAAAGATGCATCAGCTGCGGCTATCTATGGTGCTAATGGTTCACAAGGCGTATTGTTGGTAACTACCAAACGCGGTACAACAGGTAAACCAGTTATACGCTATAATGGTTATGCAGGCTGGGAAAACCTGGGGCATATTTTAACACCCAGAGATCCAGCATCATTTACGCAAAAGTATCTGGATTATTTATCACAGAACAACCTAAAACAACAATTTACTGAACCTGTGTATAACAATGCCGAACGTGCTAATTATGCGGCAGGCCGTACCATTGATTGGGTTAAAGAAGTTACACAACAAGGATTCATGCAAGATCATAACTTGAGCGTGAGCGGTGGTACACCAGATGTTAAATACTTTGTATCGGGTGATTACCTGGATCAGAAAGGGGTAATTAAAGGCTATCAATATAAGCGCATTAGTTTCCGTTCCAATTTGGACATGAATATAACCAGCTTCCTGAGTGTGGGAACGAACATATATTTTGCCAACAATAATTATGATGGCGGACGGGCCAACCTGCTTTTAGCTACAGCCATGAGCCCGTATGGTAACGAATACAATGCTGATGGTACCTACACTATTTACCCACAATCACCAGAACAGTTGTATGTTAACCCACTGTTAGGGTTAACAACCAGCCAGATCAATCGCAGTGTCAACATTAGTGGTAATGGTTATGCCGAAATTAAGTTCGGTGGTGTATTGAAAGGTTTAAAATACCGCTTAAATGCTGGTTATAACTATATTCCAACCCGTGTGGATAGTTACAGTGGCAGGGCGGCTAATACGTTGTTGGGTTCAGGTTCAGCGGCAAGCTCTGAAACAAACAGTTATACTCTTGATAATCTGTTGTACTACGTTCGTGATTTTGGTAAGCATCATGTTGATTTTACTGGTTTGTATAGTTCTCAACAACGCCGATATTTTACTTCAACTGCAGGAGCTACCAACTTTGTGAATGATGAACTAACATTCAATAATCTAGGTGCTGGTTCCACGCCAACAGTTTCATCATACTCTGACCGGTATGCATTAAACTCACAAATGGCTCGTCTGAACTATTCTTACGATAGCCGTTATTTGTTAACACTTACTGTTCGCCGTGATGGTTCATCTGTTTTTGGTGCTAATACGGATAAGCATGGCTGGTTCCCTTCAGCTGCTATTGGCTGGAACATTAGTAATGAGGAATTCTTAAAAAATGTAAAAGCTATTAATAGCTTAAAGCTTAGGGCGTCTTACGGCCGGATTGGTAATGAAGCTATTTCTGTATACCGAACTATTACAACAGATGGAACGGTAAGGTCTCCATTTAACGGTTCAAGTTACGTAGGCTTTTTAGCTAGTAACCTGGGTAACGGTAACCTGCATTGGGAAACTACACAACAGGCAAATTTTGCTACTGACTTTACTTTACTAAATAGCCGTATCAGCGGTACAGTTGAATATTATGATTCTCGTACCCACGGTTTGTTGTTAAGCCGAAGCTTGCCGGCTATTACTGGTTATGGGTCAATCATTGACAACATAGGTAAGGTAGGTAACCGGGGAGTTGAAGTAACACTAAATACACGTAACATTGATACAAAAAGCTTTAGATGGGAAAGCACCATTGTATTTGCTGCTAATAAGAACAGAATTATAGACCTGTATGGTAATGGGCAAAGTGACTTGGGCAACCGTTGGTTTATAGGCAAACCGATTAGTGTAATTTACGATTACAAAATGACTGGTGTATGGCAAACTGGTGAAGACGCATCTAAACAAGACCCTGGTGCTAAACCTGGCGACTTAAAGTTTGCAGATACTAACGGTGACGGAAAGATTACTGCTGATGACCGTGTTATTCTTGGCCAAACCGCACCTAAATGGACAGGTGGCTTTACCAATACCTTTCACTACAAAAATTTCAACCTGAATGTTTTTATTCAAACCGCGCAGGGCATGTTGAAAAACAATCCGGATTATAACTATGCCGATGAAGCAGGCAGAAGAAACACTCCTGCTGATATAGGTTACTGGACTCCATCTAATGGTAATCAGGAATTCCAATCATTATCTTACACCAATACACGTGGCTATGGTTATCCGCATAAAGCTAATTACACTCGCTTAAAAGATATTACTTTGAGTTATGTAGTACCACAACGCTTTTTAGATAAAGCTCATATAGCTGCCTTAACTATTTATGCTAGCGGACGCAACTTGAAAACCTGGACGCCTTGGATAGGATGGGATCCTGAGAATAATTATTCGACTCGTGGCTCAGGCGACTGGACCAACAACTATCCGCAAACACGTACCATTGTTTTGGGCGCCAATATTTCTTTAAAATAA